In a single window of the Drosophila miranda strain MSH22 chromosome XL, D.miranda_PacBio2.1, whole genome shotgun sequence genome:
- the LOC108160132 gene encoding uncharacterized protein LOC108160132, which produces MWPTMQATTTVRTTRATSTCTSLSASATTSLQGNRSSISSAIAAKNRCLIKSAIERSVVRPISIAAIQHAAQAPVPAVPQAVPAVKTTELEYDIINYYTDSPSSTTPCLAVSPRQQQPAMCPPLTQGSGSARRCSRLIGNHQPALETNAVEAGLAADATATACGSLSTSEETTQEEELDLFAEDSHTSRPSPSFTTKTLRCRSTAAALDMDARSRGGGGAQSRQRKPKAIVPPRTEALSSSNGSTGDSRSPSSTPSIESSPTPSSTLGVNMRVTGQCSQGGRKYMEDQFSVAYQESPLTHELEYAFFGIYDGHGGPEAALFAKEHLMLEIVRQKQFWSDNDEDVLKAIREGYIATHFAMWREQDKWPRTANGHLSTAGTTATVAFMRREKIYIGHVGDSGIVLGYQQPNERQWRAKQLTTDHKPESHEEKSRIQRSGGMVAIKSGVPRVVWNRPRDPQHRGPIRRRTVIDDIPFLAVARSLGDLWSYNSRCKEFVVSPDPDVKVVKIDPNMFRCLIFGTDGLWNVVTAQEAVDAVRKQHLIGEILNEQDVMNPSKALVDRALKTWASKKMRADNTSVVTVILTPSSTTSGSSQETSPIPSPCDGPPARRDACDMDMEVDVDVDALLDADDEDSAMDSENSCPDPAHCIEEEDYILDAPYSALAKRHLPPEPFRNFDYYAIEEEDEQEEDETDEYLEGEAIEPAEQVAVESDAAAAALQQRLPRFSYDAQRLKRSLHNHRKKWRKSNTTGVYPWRGLVEQQLEAEADESVVILEEEHHLHHYSNGTLIDRAAMYGHSVPAPSSSSSSTTSGGGAVRELTELEHHLEQHLESSFGSYGSSVGCLGSDYSFAESYNTLLNEQEQKARSRSAAAAAEAEAAAAAAMDDRSMQEIIQEQQHYQQQEGYSLTQLETRREQLHQLHPHQPQDQEQEQETWTPSEYVEQQQQAHQEEETTAKEPEPSELLELNALLQQERAEEEQVALEREQQLQREQEHMEATYSSSSSSSSCSETDFTFSSSWSTLKKATRTETEPEPEPEPEPEEEESSPPSPPTLQDNQVSSTLPSTPTSAPEPGLTTAMAQVRETVAEIRKEDAHAVHYIIEQIQKLQEVDCIPQASLDRANALVNDLASASSASVAATPVTSQRIRQMRRYRNVPNENHQHMQTRLRQVFKHCKNRSLSAASIRDAAVGAGAGAIAIGGAAVAAGAGGGAGNDSSSSVVIAARKSIIAATSSSIKSGSGNGNTNGTVRSNTSSSSIMMTRRSQTLAISGGAGTVNKRQLRSTICSVGGMDMTKRTLRTRNVPTVGVEATAVNGATAAPLPVNVNSRGGGGATSTQSVVASASGSSNSGSNTASRRLKRTQQEREQRRSLRRSTLNAAMTGGGSSGNANTPSPFSKPTRLQSSCNGAGAISARPPPSPKKLNIVVPTLAIGTRAYTAAMAASAVQLNKRWSLRSSRQQVAKGAPPGTGSTSSNSNGSGGGGGTSITSHRMMMTAISCYSVRNRGGNQEQSGAATSQQQQQQQHQQQATTRRR; this is translated from the exons atGTGGCCCACCATGCAAGCGACGACCACAGTGCGAACAACTAGAGCAACGTCCACCTGTACGTCCCTATCTGCATCGGCGACGACATCATTGCAAGGCAACAGAAGCAGTATCAGCAGCGCCATAGCCGCAAAAAACAGATGCCTCATCAAATCCGCAATCGAACGGTCAGTGGTGCGGCCCATATCAATAGCTGCTATACAGCATGCAGCCCAGGCCCCAGTGCCCGCTGTTCCACAGGCTGTGCCTGCCGTGAAGACGACCGAGCTTGAGTACGACATCATCAACTACTATACGGATTCACCCTCATCCACCACGCCATGCCTCGCTGTCAGTccccggcagcagcagccagcaatgTGCCCCCCACTGACACAGGGCTCTGGGTCGGCCCGTCGCTGCTCTCGCCTCATCGGCAACCATCAACCAGCACTGGAAACGAATGCTGTTGAGGCGGGATTAGCAGCCgacgccaccgccaccgcatGTGGCAGTCTTTCGACTAGCGAGGAGACCACACAGGAAGAGGAGCTCGATTTATTTGCCGAGGACTCACACACATCGAGGCCGTCGCCCTCGTTTACCACCAAAACGCTGCGTTGCCGCAGCACCGCTGCAGCCTTGGACATGGATGCCCGTTCCCGCGGCGGCGGTGGGGCACAGAGTCGTCAACGGAAACCGAAGGCCATAGTGCCGCCCCGTACCGAAGCCCTCAgtagcagcaacggcagcacaGGCGACAGCCGCAGCCCCAGCAGTACACCCAGCATCGAATCCTCGCCCACACCCAGCTCCACACTGGGCGTTAATATGCGGGTTACGGGCCAATGCAGCCAGGGAGGACGCAAATACATGGAGGATCAATTCTCTGTGGCCTACCAGGAGTCGCCGCTCACCCACGAGCTGGAGTACGCCTTCTTTGGGATCTATGATGGCCATGGCGGACCCGAGGCCGCCCTCTTTGCCAAGGAACACCTGATGCTGGAGATTGTGAGGCAGAAGCAGTTCTGGTCGGACAACGATGAGGATGTGCTGAAAGCCATACGCGAGGGCTACATAGCCACGCACTTTGCAATGTGGCGGGAGCAAG ATAAATGGCCACGCACCGCCAACGGACACCTGAGCACGGCTGGCACAACGGCAACGGTGGCCTTTATGCGACGCGAGAAGATCTACATCGGTCATGTGGGTGATTCGGGTATTGTGCTGGGCTACCAGCAGCCAAACGAACGCCAGTGGCGGGCCAAACAGCTGACGACCGACCACAAACCGGAGTCGCACGAGGAGAAGTCACGCATCCAGCGGTCCGGCGGTATGGTGGCCATCAAGAGTGGTGTGCCGCGTGTGGTCTGGAATCGGCCACGGGATCCCCAGCATCGTGGTCCCATCCGTCGGCGTACGGTTATCGACGATATACCCTTTTTGGCAGTGGCCCGCTCCTTGGGCGATCTCTGGAGCTACAATTCACGGTGCAAGGAGTTCGTTGTGAGTCCTGATCCGGATGTTAAGGTTGTTAAAATAGACCCGAACATGTTTAG ATGCCTTATCTTTGGCACCGATGGCCTCTGGAATGTGGTGACGGCCCAGGAGGCAGTGGACGCTGTCCGAAAGCAGCATCTCATTGGCGAGATCCTCAACGAGCAGGATGTGATGAACCCCAGCAAAGCCCTGGTCGATCGGGCCCTCAAGACGTGGGCATCGAAAAAAATGCGTGCGGACAATACGTCCGTGGTAACTGTGATATTAACACCATCGTCGACGACATCTGGCTCCTCCCAGGAGACCTCCCCCATACCATCTCCCTGCGATGGCCCGCCGGCACGCAGAGATGCCTGCGATATGGATATGGaagtggatgtggatgtggatgcccTGCTGGATGCCGACGACGAGGACAGTGCAATGGATAGCGAGAACAGCTGTCCAGATCCAGCTCACTGCATCGAGGAGGAGGACTACATTCTGGATGCCCCATACAGTGCCTTGGCGAAGCGGCATCTACCGCCGGAGCCGTTTCGCAATTTTGATTACTATGCCATCGAAGAGGAGGACgagcaggaggaggatgaaACCGACGAATATCTCGAGGGTGAAGCCATCGAACCCGCCGAACAAGTGGCAGTCGAGTCGGatgcggctgcagctgcgctgCAGCAGCGGCTACCGCGATTCTCCTACGATGCCCAACGTCTCAAGCGGAGTCTGCACAATCATCGCAAGAAGTGGCGGAAATCCAACACTACGGGAGTGTATCCCTGGCGTGGATTGGTGGAGCAACAGCTGGAGGCGGAGGCAGACGAAAGTGTGGTCATTCTGGAAGAGGAGCATCATTTGCATCACTATTCCAATGGGACTCTCATTGATCGCGCCGCCATGTACGGACATTCGGTTCCTGCCccctcaagcagcagcagcagcaccaccagcggAGGAGGAGCAGTCCGAGAGCTTACCGAACTGGAGCATCATCTGGAGCAGCATTTGGAGAGCAGCTTCGGCAGCTACGGCTCCAGTGTGGGCTGCCTGGGCTCCGATTACAGTTTCGCCGAATCCTACAACACGCTCCTCAACGAACAGGAGCAGAAGGCACGTTCCCGTTCGGCGGCAGCTGCTGCCGAGGCGgaggcggccgctgctgctgccatggATGATCGCAGCATGCAGGAGATTATACAGGAACAGCAGCACTATCAGCAGCAGGAGGGGTACTCCCTCACACAGCTGGAGACGCGACGAGAGCAGTTGCATCAGCTGCATCCGCACCAGCCACAGGATCAGGAGCAAGAGCAGGAAACTTGGACGCCATCCGAGTACGTggaacaacagcagcaggcgcaTCAGGAAGAAGAGACGACCGCTAAGGAGCCAGAGCCATCGGAGCTCTTGGAATTGAATGCTTTGCTGCAGCAGGAGCgggccgaggaggagcaggtGGCTCTGGAGCGGGAGCAGCAACTGCAGCGGGAGCAGGAGCATATGGAGGCCACCTACAGCAGttccagctccagttccagttgcAGTGAAACAGATTTCACATTTTCCAGCAGTTGGAGCACTTTGAAGAAGGCAACAAGAACGGAAACAGAGCCGGAACCGGAGCCCGAGCCAGAgcccgaggaggaggagtcaTCACCACCGTCACCGCCCACCCTTCAGGACAATCAAGTGAGCTCCACCCTCCCCTCGACACCAACATCCGCCCCAGAGCCAGGCCTAACCACAGCGATGGCGCAGGTGCGTGAAACAGTGGCCGAGATCCGCAAGGAGGATGCCCATGCCGTCCATTATATCATCGAACAGATCCAGAAACTGCAGGAGGTCGACTGCATACCACAAGCATCCCTCGATCGGGCCAATGCTCTGGTTAATGATTTGGCTTCTGCCTCATCAGCATCAGTGGCAGCCACGCCTGTGACATCGCAGCGCATCCGTCAGATGCGTCGATATCGGAATGTGCCCAATGAGAATCACCAGCACATGCAGACGCGGCTCCGACAGGTGTTTAAGCACTGCAAGAACAGGTCCTTGAGTGCGGCGTCCATCAGAGATGCCGCTGTTGgcgcaggagcaggagcaatTGCAATCGGAGGAGCAGCTGTAGCCGCAGgtgcaggaggaggagcgggCAATGACTCGTCTTCTTCAGTTGTAATTGCTGCCCGCAAGAGCATCATTGCtgcgaccagcagcagcatcaagaGCGGGAGCGGAAATGGGAACACCAATGGGACCGTCCgcagcaacaccagcagcagttccATTATGATGACTCGCCGCAGCCAGACCCTAGCCATCAGCGGGGGTGCGGGAACTGTGAACAAGCGCCAGCTGCGTAGCACCATCTGCAGTGTCGGCGGCATGGACATGACCAAACGGACGCTCAGGACAAGGAATGTCCCAACAGTGGGAGTGGAAGCCACAGCCGTGAATGGAGCGACAGCTGCTCCATTGCCTGTGAATGTGAATAGtagaggtggaggaggagccACCAGCACACAAAGCGTCGTcgccagtgccagtggcagcagcaattCCGGAAGCAATACTGCCAGTCGGCGCCTCAAGCGCACCCAACAGGAGCGCGAACAGCGACGCAGCCTACGCCGGAGTACACTGAATGCCGCTATGACCGGTGGGGGGTCAAGCGGGAACGCCAATACACCATCACCGTTTAGCAAGCCGACGCGTCTGCAATCGTCATGCAATGGAGCGGGTGCCATCTCTGCCCGGCCACCGCCTTCGCCTAAAAAGCTCAACATAGTCGTACCCACATTGGCCATTGGCACCCGGGCCTACACGGCGGCCATGGCCGCCTCCGCTGTGCAGCTGAACAAACGATGGTCCCTGCGCAGCAGTCGCCAGCAGGTGGCAAAAGGAGCGCCACCCGGCACGGggagcaccagcagcaacagcaatggcagcggcggcggcggcggcactAGCATCACCAGTCATAGGATGATGATGACAGCCATCAGCTGTTACAGTGTGCGCAATCGAGGCGGAAATCAAGAGCAATCAGGTGCCGCCacatcgcagcagcagcagcagcagcagcatcagcaacaggcGACGACACGCAGGCGCTGA